One window of the Trifolium pratense cultivar HEN17-A07 linkage group LG2, ARS_RC_1.1, whole genome shotgun sequence genome contains the following:
- the LOC123904659 gene encoding uncharacterized protein LOC123904659 gives MDDDHELPKKSREVVLGLRKQDPVEDAEPINCAIPVKYEATECEAPAIHIDTSEHFVPEETYKDRDELIKWVKGQAEKLHFTVVTVRSDQGLVSGKPSFVLGCERGGAYRPSNYKAKKKVSIEERGSRKIGCPFRLRGYLPKSKEWNLTIVSGIHNHVLDKALEGHLVAGRLKPEEKEMVVEMTGNQIPPRNIMSTLKKRNPDSATSIKQFW, from the exons ATGGATGATGATCACGAGCTTCCAAAAAAGTCGAGGGAGGTTGTACTTGGCTTACGTAAACAAGATCCGGTAGAAGATGCCGAACCCATCAACTGTGCAATTCCAGTCAAATATGAAGCTACTGAGTGTGAAGCACCAGCTATTCACATTGATACAAGTGAGCATTTTGTGCCGGAAGAAACATATAAGGATCGAGATGAGTTGATTAAGTGGGTTAAGGGTCAAGCTGAAAAGTTACATTTTACAGTTGTAACTGTAAGATCGGACCAAGGATTGGTAAGTGGGAAGCCAAGTTTTGTGTTGGGTTGTGAAAGGGGAGGTGCGTACAGACCATCGAACTACAAGGCAAAGAAAAAGGTATCAATCGAAGAGAGGGGATCGAGGAAAATTGGTTGTCCGTTTAGACTCCGTGGTTATTTGCCGAAATCAAAGGAGTGGAATCTTACAATTGTGTCCGGCATTCACAACCATGTGTTGGATAAAGCTTTAGAAGGTCACCTAGTTGCGGGGCGTTTGAAACCCGAAGAGAAGGAGATGGTTGTCGAAATGACCGGAAATCAAATCCCACCTAGAAACATCATGTCTACATTGAAAAAGAGAAATCCAGATAGTGCGACAAGCATCAAGCAATT TTGGTGA
- the LOC123911154 gene encoding mitochondrial outer membrane import complex protein METAXIN-like encodes MAEVYTLVVRKPCFDLPTGCPQCLSAFIYLNFAKIPFQLNFHLNDPHSDKIPYIEVGDDYVAYDNENGGIIECLKKDVGVVDLDSEVSSLPDWVSIKAIITTWLHDALVYELWVGSEGSSAYSIYYSDLPWPIGKVLSSKKARWVKSKHGITDDNAVVKQEEIYARAGYAYDTLSKLLGEKNYLFENSPSSLDAIFLAHGLVVLQALPESSALRVKFSEHDNLVKYVQKCKSELIEAGPHPHTDASPSGSRSQSTKRPKPKSVPKREKSEAEKTFKRRGSYFVAAQLVAVVVFLTLMVTFDGTEVEVENDVDGDF; translated from the exons ATGGCTGAAGTTTACACTCTAGTTGTCAGGAAACCCTGTTTTGATCTTCCAACCGGTTGCCCACAATGTCTCTCTGCTTTCATCTATCTCAATTTCGCTAAAATTCCTTTTCAATTGAATTTTCACCTAAACGATCCACATTCTG ATAAAATTCCTTACATTGAGGTTGGTGATGATTATGTGGCATATGATAATGAGAATGGAGGGATTATTGAGTGTTTAAAGAAAGATGTTGGTGTTGTTGATTTAGATAGTGAAGTTTCTTCACTTCCTGATTGGGTATCAATCAAAGCAATTATCACTACTTGGCTTCATGATGCACTTGTCTATGAACTTTGGGTTGGATCTGAAGGTTCATCTGCTTATAGTATATATTATTCTGATCTTCCTTGGCCTATTGGGAAGGTTCTGTCTTCGAAGAAAGCTCGTTGGGTGAAATCTAAACATGGGATAACTGATGACAATGCTGTAGTCAAGCAAGAAGAG ATTTATGCCAGGGCAGGCTATGCTTATGATACTctatcaaaattgttaggtgAAAAGAATTACCTATTCGAGAACAG CCCATCAAGCTTGGATGCTATTTTTCTCGCACATGGACTTGTTGTTCTTCAAGCTTTACCG GAATCTTCAGCATTGCGGGTCAAATTTTCGGAACATGATAATTTAGTTAAATATGTGCAAAAATGTAAGTCTGAACTTATAGAAGCTGGTCCACATCCTCATACAGATGCGTCACCATCGGGCTCCAGAAGTCAATCAACCAAGA gACCAAAGCCTAAGAGCGTACCGAAAAGGGAGAAATCAGAGGCGGAGAAAACCTTTAAAAGGAGGGGAAGCTATTTTGTGGCAGCACAGTTAGTTGCAGTTGTTGTTTTTCTCACACTTATGGTGACATTTGATGGTACTGAAGTGGAGGTAGAAAATGATGTTGATGGAGATTTTTGA